The following are from one region of the Apostichopus japonicus isolate 1M-3 chromosome 17, ASM3797524v1, whole genome shotgun sequence genome:
- the LOC139954712 gene encoding uncharacterized protein, producing the protein MAGAVPLAPRNKNNKTREGSCGCPAEAQFQTKGITAQTTKYAYVVAALQPEVAEEVRDLLLKPPTTDQYDKIKAELISRISTSEQKRLHQLINAEELGDRKPSQLLRRKQQLLGDRKLEESILKTLFLQRLPISAQTILATSDSLDIGQLAVIADRILEVNQTPTISPVQSQASATASSVIEELRVMVSTLSAQVKELSDGRASRSRSPNRSVFNTGNRQRSSSRRRFDQQGSLCYYHWRFGKEAKNAKILANGKQTRRQKTTPAPSGDRDVCWTFRS; encoded by the exons ATGGCTGGTGCCGTGCCACTGGCcccaagaaataaaaataacaaaacaagagaaGGTAGTTGTGGTTGTCCAGCAG AGGCCCAATTTCAAACTAAGGGTATCACCGCTCAAACGACAAAATATGCCTACGTGGTAGCCGCCCTACAGCCCGAGGTAGCAGAGGAAGTCCGTGACCTCCTACTTAAACCACCAACAACAGACCAATATGACAAAATCAAGGCAGAGCTAATATCGCGTATATCCACTTCAGAGCAAAAACGCCTCCACCAGCTTATTAACGCAGAGGAATTGGGAGACCGCAAGCCCAGTCAACTGTTGCGGCGCAAGCAACAATTGTTGGGAGACAGGAAGTTGGAGGAAAGCATACTGAAAACCCTATTCTTACAACGACTCCCAATTTCTGCACAAACCATACTGGCGACCAGTGATTCTCTGGACATTGGGCAGCTTGCGGTTATCGCAGATAGAATTTTAGAGGTTAACCAAACACCAACCATATCACCCGTACAATCCCAGGCAAGCGCAACTGCCTCCAGTGTGATTGAAGAACTCCGGGTAATGGTATCTACCTTGAGTGCGCAAGTCAAAGAATTGTCAGATGGGCGGGCAAGTAGAAGCAGGTCCCCAAATAGATCAGTTTTCAACACCGGCAACCGCCAAAGGTCATCCTCAAGGCGACGATTCGACCAACAGGGGAGTCTGTGTTATTACCACTGGCGATTCGGGAAGGAGGCAAAGAATGCCAAGATCCTTGCAAATGGAAAGCAAACCAGGCGCCAAAAGACAACACCAGCGCCTAGCGGCGACAGGGACGTCTGTTGGACTTTTAGGTCGTAA